Proteins co-encoded in one Rhopalosiphum maidis isolate BTI-1 chromosome 2, ASM367621v3, whole genome shotgun sequence genomic window:
- the LOC113553357 gene encoding vacuolar protein sorting-associated protein 33B isoform X2, whose translation MFDKKILNAFPQISHTNLINILKDMPGPKDLVVEHRLFKPLEMFIDMKSLRLYGVEKVYKLQESVNPITNRQCVFLVSSNLPATKIICDLINSCLSMTSLAEDIIKIILVPRSLITIEKQFEEEGVYGYIQIFEFQWDFIHLGDSLLSLEMIDFYKNVFVEENQSLLMPVAKALWTAFMVLGFPKTVCVNGKSSTAVYKLLNRFFTERGKPNINNGSCFCILDRDFDYASVLLTPCTYASLLDQVVGIQNGIVEIKKNDGTTSIKNLCNPDETYEYVKYKQFGDVLNYWKSKSKELQDKLEKSKKLQLDEMKQYVTQELQSVLMSKKNLTFHIDASEVVSKVIGDKFIDYITLEKNMLENRSRKENLNCIEDLLAFGKGSANNILQLICLFSQSQDGFTSIELNNIKTKFLHQYGFKYFETFHVLEKMNLIVKHDNSSVLNSNLNRIISINKTKQMMQNMMQKLRLVDDSEHCMSAAFGGSYVPAIGKIIEIICKEEMPEEEIVKLLSNYSFQVNDFKTGIKTVYVMVIGGITYAEQAALYFLEKSMNIKIIIFSTNIINGNILINSCL comes from the exons atgtttgacAAAAAGATATTAAATGCTTTTCCTCAAATATCCcacacaaatttaattaatatactgaaAGATATGCCCGGACCCAAAGACTTGGTTGTAGAACATAGACTTTTCAAACCTCTTGAAATGTTCATCGATATGAAAAGCTTAAG gctTTACGGGGTAGAAAAGGTGTATAAATTGCAAGAGTCAGTCAACCCAATTACCAATCGGCAGTGTGTCTTTTTGGTGTCATCTAATTTACCAGccacaaaaattatttgtgatCTCATTAATTCATGTCTAAGTATGACAAGCTTAGCtgaagatattattaaaattattcttgttCCTAGGTCATTGATTActattgaaaaacaatttgaagAGGAAGGTGTCTATGGgtacattcaaatatttgaatttcaatggGATTTCATTCATTTAGGAGATTCGTTACTTTCATTGGAGATGATAGATTTCTACAAAAACGTGTTTGTTGAAGAAAATCAATCATTGTTAATGCCTGTTGCTAAAGCTCTATGGACAGCTTTTATGGTTTTAGGGTTTCCTAAGACTGTATGTGTAAATGGAAAGTCATCTACtgctgtttataaattattgaatagatTTTTCACAGAAAGAGGAAAGCCTAACATTAATAATGGAtcgtgtttttgtattttagataGGGATTTTGATTATGCAAGCGTTCTGTTAACTCCTTGTACATATGCCAGTCTTTTAGATCAAGTAGTCGGTATACAAAATGGTAtagtagaaataaaaaaaaatgatggaaCTACATCTATAAAAAACTTGTGTAATCCTGATGAAACTTATGAATATGTCAAATATAAGCAGTTTGGTGATGTATTGAATTACTGGAAATCAAAATCCAAAGAATTGCAAGATAAATTGGAAAAGAGCAAAAAATTGCAGCTTGACGAAATGAAACAGTATGTCACTCAAGAGTTACAAAGTGTCTTAATGTCAAAGAAAAACCTTACGTTCCATATAGATGCATCTGAAGTTGTATCAAAAGTAATAggtgataaatttattgactatattacacttgaaaaaaatatgttagaaAACAGAAGTCGCAAAGaaaacttaaattgtatagaaGATTTGTTAGCCTTTGGAAAAGGTAGTGCCAACAATATACTTCAGctcatttgtttattttcacaatCCCAAGATGGATTTACATcaatagaattaaataatattaaaacaaaatttttacaCCAATATggatttaagtattttgagaCATTCCacgttttagaaaaaatgaatttaatagtaaaacatGATAATAGCTCAGTTTTaaacagtaatttaaatagaattatatcaattaataaaactaagcAGATGATGCAAAACATGATGCAGAAATTAAGGCTTGTAGACGATAGTGAGCATTGCATGAGTGCAGCATTTGGCGGATCATATGTTCCTGctattggtaaaataattgagattatCTGTAAAGAAGAAATGCCTGAGGaagaaattgttaaattattatctaactaTTCATTCCAAGTCAATGACTTTAAGACAGGTATAAAAACAGTATATGTTATGGTAATCGGAGGTATAACATATGCTGAACAAGCAGcgctttattttttagaaaagtcaatgaatataaaaattattattttcagcacaaatataattaatggaaatattttaataaactcttgtttatag
- the LOC113553357 gene encoding vacuolar protein sorting-associated protein 33B isoform X1, which yields MHQNLQVHIRIFKRIYYYNYFYFKIICHLEILIMFDKKILNAFPQISHTNLINILKDMPGPKDLVVEHRLFKPLEMFIDMKSLRLYGVEKVYKLQESVNPITNRQCVFLVSSNLPATKIICDLINSCLSMTSLAEDIIKIILVPRSLITIEKQFEEEGVYGYIQIFEFQWDFIHLGDSLLSLEMIDFYKNVFVEENQSLLMPVAKALWTAFMVLGFPKTVCVNGKSSTAVYKLLNRFFTERGKPNINNGSCFCILDRDFDYASVLLTPCTYASLLDQVVGIQNGIVEIKKNDGTTSIKNLCNPDETYEYVKYKQFGDVLNYWKSKSKELQDKLEKSKKLQLDEMKQYVTQELQSVLMSKKNLTFHIDASEVVSKVIGDKFIDYITLEKNMLENRSRKENLNCIEDLLAFGKGSANNILQLICLFSQSQDGFTSIELNNIKTKFLHQYGFKYFETFHVLEKMNLIVKHDNSSVLNSNLNRIISINKTKQMMQNMMQKLRLVDDSEHCMSAAFGGSYVPAIGKIIEIICKEEMPEEEIVKLLSNYSFQVNDFKTGIKTVYVMVIGGITYAEQAALYFLEKSMNIKIIIFSTNIINGNILINSCL from the exons ATGCACCAGAATCTGCAGGTTCACATCAGaatatttaaacgtatttattattataattatttttattttaaaattatatgccatttagaaatattaataatgtttgacAAAAAGATATTAAATGCTTTTCCTCAAATATCCcacacaaatttaattaatatactgaaAGATATGCCCGGACCCAAAGACTTGGTTGTAGAACATAGACTTTTCAAACCTCTTGAAATGTTCATCGATATGAAAAGCTTAAG gctTTACGGGGTAGAAAAGGTGTATAAATTGCAAGAGTCAGTCAACCCAATTACCAATCGGCAGTGTGTCTTTTTGGTGTCATCTAATTTACCAGccacaaaaattatttgtgatCTCATTAATTCATGTCTAAGTATGACAAGCTTAGCtgaagatattattaaaattattcttgttCCTAGGTCATTGATTActattgaaaaacaatttgaagAGGAAGGTGTCTATGGgtacattcaaatatttgaatttcaatggGATTTCATTCATTTAGGAGATTCGTTACTTTCATTGGAGATGATAGATTTCTACAAAAACGTGTTTGTTGAAGAAAATCAATCATTGTTAATGCCTGTTGCTAAAGCTCTATGGACAGCTTTTATGGTTTTAGGGTTTCCTAAGACTGTATGTGTAAATGGAAAGTCATCTACtgctgtttataaattattgaatagatTTTTCACAGAAAGAGGAAAGCCTAACATTAATAATGGAtcgtgtttttgtattttagataGGGATTTTGATTATGCAAGCGTTCTGTTAACTCCTTGTACATATGCCAGTCTTTTAGATCAAGTAGTCGGTATACAAAATGGTAtagtagaaataaaaaaaaatgatggaaCTACATCTATAAAAAACTTGTGTAATCCTGATGAAACTTATGAATATGTCAAATATAAGCAGTTTGGTGATGTATTGAATTACTGGAAATCAAAATCCAAAGAATTGCAAGATAAATTGGAAAAGAGCAAAAAATTGCAGCTTGACGAAATGAAACAGTATGTCACTCAAGAGTTACAAAGTGTCTTAATGTCAAAGAAAAACCTTACGTTCCATATAGATGCATCTGAAGTTGTATCAAAAGTAATAggtgataaatttattgactatattacacttgaaaaaaatatgttagaaAACAGAAGTCGCAAAGaaaacttaaattgtatagaaGATTTGTTAGCCTTTGGAAAAGGTAGTGCCAACAATATACTTCAGctcatttgtttattttcacaatCCCAAGATGGATTTACATcaatagaattaaataatattaaaacaaaatttttacaCCAATATggatttaagtattttgagaCATTCCacgttttagaaaaaatgaatttaatagtaaaacatGATAATAGCTCAGTTTTaaacagtaatttaaatagaattatatcaattaataaaactaagcAGATGATGCAAAACATGATGCAGAAATTAAGGCTTGTAGACGATAGTGAGCATTGCATGAGTGCAGCATTTGGCGGATCATATGTTCCTGctattggtaaaataattgagattatCTGTAAAGAAGAAATGCCTGAGGaagaaattgttaaattattatctaactaTTCATTCCAAGTCAATGACTTTAAGACAGGTATAAAAACAGTATATGTTATGGTAATCGGAGGTATAACATATGCTGAACAAGCAGcgctttattttttagaaaagtcaatgaatataaaaattattattttcagcacaaatataattaatggaaatattttaataaactcttgtttatag